The following proteins come from a genomic window of Nocardioides albertanoniae:
- a CDS encoding HpcH/HpaI aldolase/citrate lyase family protein — translation MTEQTLRPRRSVLYMPSSNERALEKAKSIQADALILDLEDAVAPEAKPQARENAAAAVASGEYGSKELTIRINGADTEWHADDLAAAAKAAPDAIVVPKVNSAQQVHDLVAAFEKAGVPEQTKLWAMIESPYAILHAEEIASASERLTVLVMGTNDLVKELYVDHVPARANLVTSLQLAVLAARASGKVILDGVYNNVKDAEGYAAEVDQGRIFGFDGKTLIHPAQVEGANAGFAPSEQAVEDAQGLIETWEASDGGVVTYNGKMVENLHVESARRTLSIAAAIADL, via the coding sequence ATGACCGAGCAGACCCTCCGCCCCCGCCGCTCCGTCCTCTACATGCCCAGCTCCAACGAGCGGGCCCTGGAGAAGGCGAAGTCGATCCAGGCCGACGCGCTGATCCTCGACCTCGAGGACGCGGTCGCCCCTGAGGCCAAGCCCCAGGCACGCGAGAACGCCGCAGCCGCGGTGGCCTCGGGTGAGTACGGCAGCAAAGAGCTCACCATCCGCATCAACGGCGCCGACACCGAGTGGCACGCCGACGACCTGGCCGCAGCCGCGAAGGCCGCGCCCGACGCGATCGTGGTGCCCAAGGTCAACAGCGCCCAGCAGGTGCACGACCTCGTCGCCGCCTTCGAGAAGGCCGGCGTGCCGGAGCAGACCAAGCTCTGGGCGATGATCGAGAGCCCGTACGCCATCCTCCACGCCGAGGAGATCGCCTCGGCCTCCGAGCGGCTGACGGTGCTCGTCATGGGCACCAACGACCTGGTCAAGGAGCTGTACGTCGACCACGTCCCGGCCCGCGCCAACCTGGTCACCAGCCTCCAGCTGGCCGTGCTCGCCGCACGCGCGAGCGGCAAGGTCATCCTCGACGGCGTCTACAACAACGTGAAGGACGCCGAGGGCTACGCGGCCGAGGTCGATCAGGGCCGCATCTTCGGGTTCGACGGCAAGACCCTGATCCACCCCGCCCAGGTCGAGGGCGCCAACGCCGGTTTCGCCCCGAGCGAGCAGGCCGTCGAGGACGCCCAGGGCCTCATCGAGACCTGGGAGGCGAGCGACGGCGGCGTGGTGACCTACAACGGCAAGATGGTCGAGAACCTCCACGTCGAGTCGGCCCGGCGCACCCTGAGCATCGCCGCCGCGATCGCCGATCTCTGA
- a CDS encoding choice-of-anchor P family protein, with protein MRTLVLSAAAAALTGGVLAVPAPSQAALTTTSFGMFANGFGTRVTGGQLPANSGDLGYQTVGCTRKAGHDVSNNTAGAKVPGLGKIGATETRQRTVKSGKSVKVISTHKIANVVLNNNKLGKVTVEGLSSTSQAWWNGSGYKSDATSDVARVVLDPAGPGPKHELKVPGRDKPLVIPGIATIGLGNVTERSNANGAMSYANGIYIKLHGSDSEVIVGRSRADINGKVYSGVFGGFGAAVDASALGGKVEVGKNPLTNVVCTGTKGKELSKSLAGVPLGDAGSIVNVKGLSSGQRSSQTKTSATGYSFGEVANVNIGKGAIRIEAIRAQANAKYTKDKGTSTSTSGTKFGDIYIQDKKVSLEQLRSALSRVDIPGLLKIETNVVTNRSKKLVEVVALRLTLLDATEGTKSHVNIGHARFAVNPDR; from the coding sequence ATGCGTACGCTCGTGCTGTCCGCAGCCGCCGCCGCTCTTACCGGTGGCGTCCTGGCTGTGCCGGCACCCTCACAGGCCGCTCTGACGACTACCTCCTTCGGGATGTTCGCCAACGGCTTCGGCACCCGCGTGACCGGCGGCCAGCTGCCGGCCAACTCGGGAGACCTCGGATACCAGACCGTCGGGTGCACCCGTAAGGCTGGTCACGACGTCAGCAACAACACCGCCGGCGCGAAGGTGCCCGGCCTCGGCAAGATCGGCGCTACCGAGACCCGGCAGCGCACCGTGAAGTCCGGCAAGTCGGTCAAGGTCATCTCGACCCACAAGATCGCCAACGTCGTCCTGAACAACAACAAGCTCGGCAAGGTCACCGTCGAGGGCCTCAGCTCCACCTCGCAGGCGTGGTGGAACGGCAGCGGCTACAAGTCGGACGCCACGTCCGACGTCGCCCGCGTCGTCCTCGACCCGGCCGGCCCCGGCCCGAAGCACGAGCTCAAGGTGCCGGGCCGCGACAAGCCGCTCGTCATCCCGGGCATCGCCACGATCGGCCTGGGCAACGTCACCGAGCGTTCCAACGCCAACGGTGCGATGTCCTACGCCAACGGCATCTACATCAAGCTCCACGGCAGCGACTCCGAGGTCATCGTCGGTCGCTCGCGCGCGGACATCAACGGCAAGGTCTACTCGGGTGTCTTCGGTGGCTTCGGTGCCGCTGTCGACGCCAGCGCCCTCGGCGGCAAGGTCGAGGTCGGCAAGAACCCGCTGACCAACGTCGTCTGCACCGGCACCAAGGGCAAGGAGCTCTCCAAGTCCCTCGCGGGTGTCCCGCTGGGTGACGCCGGCAGCATCGTGAACGTCAAGGGCCTCTCGAGCGGTCAGCGTTCGAGCCAGACCAAGACCTCCGCCACCGGCTACAGCTTCGGTGAGGTTGCCAACGTCAACATCGGCAAGGGCGCCATCCGCATCGAGGCGATCCGTGCTCAGGCCAACGCCAAGTACACCAAGGACAAGGGCACCTCGACCTCCACGTCGGGCACCAAGTTCGGTGACATCTACATCCAGGACAAGAAGGTCTCCCTCGAGCAGCTCCGCTCGGCGCTCTCCCGCGTCGACATCCCGGGCCTCCTCAAGATCGAGACCAACGTCGTCACCAACCGCAGCAAGAAGCTCGTCGAGGTCGTCGCCCTGCGACTGACCCTCCTCGACGCGACCGAGGGCACCAAGTCCCACGTCAACATCGGTCACGCGCGCTTCGCGGTCAACCCTGACCGGTGA
- a CDS encoding (Fe-S)-binding protein, protein MLQIIAIVLCLATTVAAVYLTTKAVRSMLAVIKIGTPISRVDQPLARTLTMLKETVLHTRMLQWTWVGILHWFAFAAFIVLSTAVGSAYFQLFSADWTIPFIGKFFLYEWVAEGLGLLGALGIIPLIIYRLMHQPKKLGRGTRFYGSVMWQAFFVEAMVLLESIAILFIRGAEYNLALAHGGEHAEHATGFHFPLAQFFGGLYPTGHGSIGSLENIIYVIASFKILSALIWLMVISSNLTMGVAWHRFTAWFNIWFKREPGSRTSDSEGARPLGTALGSIKPMLIDGKPVTLEDVEEDRIPEDAILGVGSIQDFSWKGILDFTTCTECGRCQSQCPAWNTEKPLSPKLMMMAMREHAYAAAGDSDLKEKPLVGKADGAPEGAEGNAEVLDWFYNPEDGGFVIDEDVLWSCTSCGACVQQCPVDIEHVDHIMDMRRYQVLVESNFPSELNGLFKGLEGKGNPWNMNANARMDWAKDLPFDVKEVGKDIESLEEVDWLFWVGCAGAYEDRAKKTTRAVAELLDMAGVSFGVLGNGETCTGDSARRAGNEFVFQGLAQQNVETFKEFKVKKAVTTCAHCFNTLKNEYKEFGIELEVVHHTQLLNRLVREGKLTPVADGAGAHKRSITYHDPCYIGRHNGVYEPPRELLQIMPGAEYKEMPRNSERSFCCGAGGARMWMEEKIGSRINENRTEEAVATGADQIAVGCPFCRVMLSDGLTKAQSSGGAREEVEVLDVAQMLLASVKGEQATKLAPGQGEKVGATAKAAPAGKSAPADKAGADSDGGGSSAGGAAVAGGAAAAGGSSLFDSPAEEETKKAPADASSLFDTPAPQEPASGGASGGGSLFDTPAPAAEPEKPAKPAEPEKPADTTGGSLFDVPADEPAAPEAKSTPAAEKPATEAPAEKPAVDLGAGGSLFDVPATPAEEAKPAPEAKAAPAAAEPEAPAAAETSDTASGTTPAEPSVDLNAGGSLFDLPAQEPEAAPAKAPEAAAPAQAAPSEAAPAEPAAPAEPAPAAPAAPAAAAEATAAGSGATSEPRSDVDFDNLGSLFDISAPEGAVAASAAPAPQAPAPQAPAEEAPAEAAPAEDTAVEAAPEAEAPAEAEAPTEEAEAPAEAEPEEAPAEAAPTQESKPAPAASGEAHTPRTDVDIHDSGSLFDL, encoded by the coding sequence ATGTTGCAGATCATCGCCATCGTCTTGTGTCTAGCGACAACGGTGGCCGCCGTCTATCTGACGACCAAGGCGGTCAGGTCGATGCTCGCGGTCATCAAGATCGGTACGCCGATCAGCCGCGTCGATCAACCGTTGGCACGAACACTGACGATGTTGAAGGAGACCGTCCTCCACACGCGCATGCTGCAGTGGACCTGGGTCGGCATCCTGCACTGGTTCGCCTTCGCGGCGTTCATCGTGCTCTCCACGGCAGTCGGTTCGGCCTACTTCCAGCTGTTCTCCGCCGACTGGACGATCCCGTTCATCGGGAAGTTCTTCCTCTACGAGTGGGTCGCGGAGGGTCTCGGCCTGCTCGGCGCGCTGGGCATCATCCCGCTGATCATCTACCGGCTCATGCACCAGCCGAAGAAGCTGGGCCGCGGCACGCGGTTCTACGGCTCGGTCATGTGGCAGGCGTTCTTCGTCGAGGCCATGGTGCTGCTCGAGTCGATCGCGATCCTGTTCATCCGCGGTGCGGAGTACAACCTCGCCCTGGCGCACGGTGGCGAGCACGCCGAGCACGCCACCGGCTTCCACTTCCCGCTCGCGCAGTTCTTCGGTGGCCTCTACCCGACCGGCCACGGCTCCATCGGCTCGCTCGAGAACATCATCTACGTCATCGCGAGCTTCAAGATCCTCTCCGCGCTGATCTGGCTCATGGTGATCTCCTCCAACCTGACGATGGGTGTCGCCTGGCACCGCTTCACCGCCTGGTTCAACATCTGGTTCAAGCGCGAGCCGGGGTCGCGTACGTCCGACTCCGAGGGCGCCCGCCCGCTCGGCACCGCGCTCGGCTCGATCAAGCCGATGCTCATCGACGGCAAGCCGGTCACCCTCGAGGACGTCGAGGAGGACCGCATCCCCGAGGACGCGATCCTCGGTGTCGGCTCTATCCAGGACTTCTCCTGGAAGGGCATCCTCGACTTCACCACCTGCACCGAGTGCGGTCGCTGCCAGTCGCAGTGCCCCGCCTGGAACACCGAGAAGCCGCTCTCGCCGAAGCTGATGATGATGGCGATGCGCGAGCACGCGTACGCCGCCGCCGGCGACTCGGACCTCAAGGAGAAGCCGCTGGTCGGCAAGGCCGACGGCGCCCCTGAGGGTGCCGAGGGCAACGCCGAGGTGCTCGACTGGTTCTACAACCCCGAGGACGGCGGCTTCGTCATCGACGAGGACGTGCTCTGGTCCTGCACCTCCTGCGGTGCCTGCGTCCAGCAGTGCCCCGTCGACATCGAGCACGTCGACCACATCATGGACATGCGCCGTTACCAGGTGCTCGTCGAGTCCAACTTCCCCTCCGAGCTCAACGGCCTCTTCAAGGGCCTCGAGGGCAAGGGCAACCCCTGGAACATGAACGCCAACGCGCGCATGGACTGGGCCAAGGACCTGCCCTTCGACGTCAAGGAGGTCGGCAAGGACATCGAGTCGCTCGAGGAGGTCGACTGGCTGTTCTGGGTCGGCTGTGCCGGGGCGTACGAGGACCGTGCCAAGAAGACCACCCGCGCCGTCGCCGAGCTGCTCGACATGGCCGGGGTCTCCTTCGGCGTGCTCGGCAACGGCGAGACCTGCACCGGTGACTCCGCTCGCCGCGCCGGCAACGAGTTCGTCTTCCAGGGCCTGGCTCAGCAGAACGTCGAGACGTTCAAGGAGTTCAAGGTCAAGAAGGCCGTCACCACCTGTGCTCACTGCTTCAACACGTTGAAGAACGAGTACAAGGAGTTCGGCATCGAGCTCGAGGTCGTCCACCACACCCAGCTGCTCAACCGGCTCGTACGCGAGGGCAAGCTGACCCCGGTGGCCGACGGTGCCGGCGCCCACAAGCGCTCGATCACCTACCACGACCCGTGCTACATCGGTCGGCACAACGGTGTCTACGAGCCGCCGCGTGAGCTGCTCCAGATCATGCCGGGTGCCGAGTACAAGGAGATGCCCCGCAACTCCGAGCGTTCCTTCTGCTGTGGTGCCGGTGGCGCCCGGATGTGGATGGAAGAGAAGATCGGTTCGCGGATCAACGAGAACCGTACGGAGGAGGCCGTCGCCACCGGCGCCGACCAGATCGCCGTCGGCTGCCCGTTCTGCCGCGTCATGCTCTCCGACGGTCTGACCAAGGCCCAGTCCAGCGGTGGCGCTCGCGAAGAGGTCGAGGTGCTCGACGTCGCGCAGATGCTGCTCGCGTCCGTCAAGGGTGAGCAGGCCACCAAGCTGGCCCCGGGCCAGGGCGAGAAGGTCGGCGCCACCGCCAAGGCGGCACCGGCCGGCAAGTCCGCTCCGGCCGACAAGGCCGGCGCCGACTCAGACGGCGGCGGCTCGTCCGCCGGTGGGGCTGCCGTTGCCGGCGGCGCGGCTGCTGCCGGAGGCTCGTCGCTCTTCGACTCGCCTGCCGAGGAGGAGACGAAGAAGGCTCCCGCCGACGCCTCCTCGCTCTTCGACACGCCTGCACCGCAGGAGCCCGCCTCCGGCGGTGCTTCGGGCGGCGGGTCGCTCTTCGACACCCCCGCCCCGGCTGCCGAGCCCGAGAAGCCCGCGAAGCCCGCCGAGCCGGAGAAGCCCGCCGACACCACCGGTGGCTCGCTGTTCGACGTACCTGCCGACGAGCCGGCTGCGCCCGAGGCGAAGTCGACCCCGGCTGCCGAGAAGCCTGCGACCGAGGCCCCCGCCGAGAAGCCTGCTGTCGACCTGGGGGCCGGTGGCTCGCTGTTCGACGTGCCGGCCACCCCCGCCGAGGAGGCCAAGCCGGCTCCCGAGGCGAAGGCCGCACCCGCTGCCGCCGAGCCCGAGGCGCCCGCCGCTGCGGAGACCTCAGACACGGCCTCGGGCACCACCCCGGCCGAGCCGAGTGTCGACCTCAACGCCGGTGGTTCGCTCTTCGATCTGCCGGCCCAGGAGCCCGAGGCGGCTCCTGCCAAGGCGCCCGAGGCTGCTGCTCCGGCACAGGCCGCTCCGAGCGAGGCTGCTCCCGCAGAGCCTGCCGCTCCTGCGGAGCCCGCTCCGGCGGCGCCTGCCGCTCCGGCGGCGGCTGCCGAGGCCACGGCCGCTGGTTCGGGAGCGACCTCGGAGCCCAGGAGCGACGTCGACTTCGACAACCTCGGCTCGCTCTTCGACATCTCGGCTCCGGAGGGTGCGGTCGCCGCCTCGGCAGCTCCCGCCCCGCAGGCTCCGGCTCCCCAGGCTCCGGCCGAGGAAGCCCCTGCCGAGGCCGCTCCGGCCGAGGACACCGCCGTCGAGGCGGCGCCCGAGGCAGAGGCACCGGCCGAGGCAGAGGCGCCGACCGAGGAGGCCGAGGCACCTGCTGAGGCCGAGCCTGAGGAGGCGCCTGCCGAAGCCGCGCCGACGCAGGAGTCGAAGCCGGCCCCGGCCGCGAGCGGCGAGGCCCACACGCCGCGTACGGACGTCGACATCCACGACTCAGGGTCGCTCTTCGACCTCTGA
- a CDS encoding DUF1992 domain-containing protein: MPESEDWPEGRPEERTQQLDADASKAAAAARMRDQVKWVDLQVQQAVQRGEFDDLPGAGKPIKNLDRDHDPDWWVKQLVEREQIVMLPASVQLRKDDAALDDLLDKQTSDDGARKIVEEFNERVIAARYGAPEGPPLITMPRDVDATLEAWRERRAARAEAARHDVRRRAATAKRRWWQRR; encoded by the coding sequence ATGCCCGAGAGCGAAGACTGGCCGGAGGGCCGTCCGGAGGAGCGCACGCAGCAGCTCGACGCAGACGCGAGCAAGGCTGCGGCCGCCGCCCGCATGCGTGACCAGGTGAAGTGGGTCGATCTGCAGGTGCAGCAGGCCGTGCAGCGCGGGGAGTTCGACGATCTTCCCGGCGCCGGGAAGCCGATCAAGAACCTCGACCGCGACCACGACCCCGACTGGTGGGTCAAGCAGCTCGTCGAGCGCGAGCAGATCGTCATGCTCCCGGCCTCGGTCCAGCTCCGCAAGGACGACGCCGCCCTCGACGACCTGCTCGACAAGCAGACCAGCGACGACGGCGCCCGCAAGATCGTCGAGGAGTTCAACGAGCGGGTCATCGCCGCCCGCTACGGCGCCCCGGAGGGCCCGCCGCTGATCACCATGCCCCGCGACGTCGACGCCACCCTCGAGGCCTGGCGCGAGCGCCGGGCCGCTCGCGCGGAGGCCGCCCGGCACGACGTACGCCGCCGAGCGGCCACGGCGAAGCGCCGCTGGTGGCAGCGGCGCTGA
- a CDS encoding DUF4097 family beta strand repeat-containing protein produces MSTYTFMSTAPAKLLVEFGKGNLEVEATETDETVVEIDGEDAEEVVVEQRGDAISITEPHRGPLSRSRRYEITVRVPSRSQLRARTGSADIATQGVLRAAWVQTGSGDVRIDRVTDEFQSESGSGDTEADTLDGRASIKSGSGDIRIGTVHELKVKTGSGSVEIDEAEGEVSHSTGSGDFAIHTVHAGRVTVKAASADVRIGIPNGTPVWTDVNTVSGRCTSTVESAGAPAEGEPYVELRTTTVSGDVTLIGL; encoded by the coding sequence ATGAGCACCTACACCTTCATGTCCACGGCCCCGGCCAAGCTGTTGGTCGAGTTCGGCAAGGGCAACCTCGAGGTCGAGGCCACCGAGACCGACGAGACGGTCGTCGAGATCGACGGCGAAGACGCCGAGGAGGTCGTCGTCGAGCAGCGCGGCGACGCGATCAGCATCACCGAGCCGCACCGGGGGCCGCTCAGCCGCTCCCGAAGATACGAGATCACCGTGCGGGTGCCGTCGCGCAGCCAGCTGCGGGCCCGCACGGGAAGCGCCGACATCGCCACCCAGGGCGTGCTCCGAGCAGCGTGGGTGCAGACCGGCTCGGGCGACGTACGCATCGACCGGGTCACCGACGAGTTCCAGTCGGAGTCCGGCTCCGGCGACACCGAGGCAGACACCCTCGACGGCCGGGCGTCGATCAAGTCGGGGTCCGGCGACATCCGGATCGGCACCGTCCACGAGCTGAAGGTCAAGACCGGGTCGGGCAGCGTCGAGATCGACGAGGCCGAGGGCGAGGTGAGCCACTCGACCGGTTCGGGCGACTTCGCGATCCACACGGTGCACGCCGGCCGGGTCACGGTGAAGGCGGCCTCGGCCGACGTACGCATCGGGATCCCGAACGGCACCCCGGTGTGGACCGACGTCAACACAGTGAGCGGCCGGTGCACCAGCACTGTCGAGAGCGCTGGCGCACCGGCCGAGGGTGAGCCCTACGTCGAGCTCCGCACCACCACGGTCAGCGGTGACGTCACTCTGATCGGGCTCTGA
- a CDS encoding GlxA family transcriptional regulator: protein MAIVEAHTTKPTVAIPVVDGMTLFEVGMPLEALGYDWDHDASPLYDVVLCGDLRGVRVHGGPRLMPQRPMSALAEADTVLVPAVRPDESISATLVRELRRAAEAGARMVALCTGAFALAEAGLLDGRRATTHWRWAELFRRTHPGVELDPRAIYVDDGVLTSAGSAAGLDLCLHLIRTDHGQHAANTIARNLVIASHRDGDQAQYVAADPLTEQAHWLDELRTWLRANLHGDITLERLAATAAVSPRTLARRFQRDLATTPMRWVGAERIAVAKTLLETTDLSIDRVSHEAGYYSPVTFRAGFTAEVGVSPGRYRSRFSARAS, encoded by the coding sequence ATGGCCATCGTCGAAGCTCACACGACCAAGCCGACCGTCGCGATCCCGGTCGTCGACGGCATGACGCTCTTCGAGGTCGGCATGCCGCTCGAGGCGCTCGGCTACGACTGGGACCACGACGCGAGCCCCCTCTACGACGTGGTGCTCTGCGGAGACCTGCGGGGCGTGCGGGTGCACGGCGGGCCGCGCCTGATGCCCCAGCGGCCGATGTCGGCGCTGGCCGAGGCCGACACCGTGCTGGTGCCCGCGGTGCGGCCCGACGAGTCGATCAGCGCGACCCTGGTGCGCGAGCTGCGCCGGGCCGCCGAGGCCGGAGCCCGGATGGTGGCGCTGTGCACCGGTGCGTTCGCGCTCGCCGAGGCCGGGCTGCTCGACGGGCGGCGCGCGACCACCCACTGGCGGTGGGCCGAGCTGTTCCGGCGTACGCATCCGGGGGTCGAGCTCGACCCGCGGGCGATCTACGTCGACGACGGCGTGCTCACGAGCGCCGGGTCGGCCGCCGGGCTCGACCTGTGCCTCCACCTGATCCGCACCGACCACGGCCAGCACGCCGCCAACACCATCGCCCGCAACCTGGTGATCGCCTCGCACCGGGACGGTGACCAGGCACAGTACGTCGCCGCCGACCCGCTCACCGAGCAGGCGCACTGGCTCGACGAGCTGCGCACCTGGCTGCGGGCGAACCTGCACGGCGACATCACCCTCGAGCGTCTGGCGGCGACCGCCGCGGTCTCACCGCGAACTCTTGCCCGACGCTTCCAGCGCGACCTCGCGACGACGCCGATGCGGTGGGTGGGCGCCGAGCGGATCGCGGTCGCCAAGACCCTCCTGGAGACCACCGACCTCTCCATCGACCGGGTCAGCCACGAGGCCGGCTACTACTCACCGGTGACCTTCCGGGCCGGGTTCACCGCCGAGGTCGGTGTCTCCCCGGGGCGCTATCGCTCCCGTTTCTCCGCGCGGGCCAGCTGA
- a CDS encoding toxin-antitoxin system HicB family antitoxin: MDITPYIDSLRRDLLAAAEASGPEARETAERLGFALDPAVRLAIMEAVSQAASEITAELPAGNVDVRLQGRDLEFGVTLPAFEPTPPVAPAPPAPPSPPQPLEPETDDALSRVTLRIPESLKAKAEEAAADAGQSLNTWLVGAVRAATRESGVNVDVDLSAIPQIVSEAMGAFDPFRGSPRDRSDKRMTGWL; the protein is encoded by the coding sequence ATGGACATCACGCCGTACATCGACAGTCTCCGACGGGACCTTCTGGCAGCGGCCGAGGCATCGGGCCCGGAGGCACGCGAGACCGCTGAGCGACTCGGGTTCGCTCTCGACCCGGCCGTCCGGCTGGCGATCATGGAGGCCGTCAGCCAGGCCGCCTCCGAGATCACCGCAGAGCTGCCGGCCGGCAACGTCGACGTACGTCTGCAGGGCCGCGACCTCGAGTTCGGGGTCACCCTTCCGGCCTTCGAACCGACCCCGCCGGTCGCGCCCGCGCCGCCGGCACCTCCCTCTCCCCCGCAACCTCTGGAGCCCGAGACCGACGACGCCCTCTCCCGAGTGACCCTCCGCATCCCGGAGTCGCTCAAGGCGAAGGCCGAGGAGGCGGCCGCCGACGCGGGCCAGTCGCTCAACACCTGGTTGGTCGGCGCGGTGCGCGCGGCGACTCGCGAGAGCGGCGTGAACGTCGACGTCGACCTCTCCGCGATCCCGCAGATCGTCAGCGAGGCGATGGGCGCCTTCGACCCGTTCCGCGGCAGCCCGCGCGACCGGTCCGACAAGCGGATGACCGGCTGGCTCTGA
- a CDS encoding HpcH/HpaI aldolase/citrate lyase family protein, which produces MSHKSPKDFFAPLAVGAPTPPREIPARPSRAIHFFDPSNPKMAAKVPAMVGTVDVLLGNLEDAVKADNKVAAREGLVEIAKATDFGPTQLWTRINSLDSPWVLDDLITLVTEIGDKLDVVMVPKVQGPEDIHYVDRILAQLEAKGGVERPILIHAILETARGVANVEDIALASPRMQGISLGPADLAADRKMKTTRVGGGHPGYLVRQDPKDGDIQGERTIFQQDLWHYTIAKMVDACAEAGIYPYYGPFGDITDVVAAEDQFRNAFLLGCVGTWSLHPKQIEIANRVFSPSVEDIKHARRVVAAMGDGTGAVMLDGKMEDDASLKQCLVLVDLAEELAAIDPKLKELYDTIEVD; this is translated from the coding sequence ATGAGCCACAAGAGCCCCAAGGACTTCTTCGCACCGTTGGCGGTGGGCGCCCCCACGCCGCCGCGGGAGATCCCGGCGCGGCCCAGCCGCGCGATCCACTTCTTCGACCCGTCCAACCCGAAGATGGCCGCGAAGGTGCCCGCGATGGTCGGCACCGTCGACGTGCTGCTCGGCAACCTGGAGGACGCCGTCAAGGCCGACAACAAGGTCGCCGCGCGCGAGGGCCTGGTCGAGATCGCCAAGGCCACCGACTTCGGACCCACGCAGCTGTGGACCCGGATCAACAGCCTCGACTCCCCGTGGGTGCTCGACGACCTGATCACCCTGGTCACCGAGATCGGCGACAAGCTCGACGTCGTCATGGTGCCGAAGGTGCAGGGCCCCGAGGACATCCACTACGTCGACCGGATCCTCGCCCAGCTCGAGGCCAAGGGCGGCGTCGAGCGGCCGATCCTCATCCACGCCATCCTCGAGACCGCGCGCGGCGTGGCCAACGTCGAGGACATCGCGCTGGCCTCCCCGCGCATGCAGGGCATCTCGCTGGGCCCCGCCGACCTCGCGGCCGACCGCAAGATGAAGACCACCCGCGTCGGCGGTGGCCACCCCGGCTACCTGGTCCGCCAGGACCCGAAGGACGGCGACATCCAGGGCGAGCGCACGATCTTCCAGCAGGACCTGTGGCACTACACGATCGCGAAGATGGTCGACGCGTGCGCCGAGGCGGGGATCTACCCCTACTACGGCCCCTTCGGCGACATCACCGACGTGGTCGCGGCCGAGGACCAGTTCCGCAACGCGTTCCTGCTCGGCTGCGTCGGCACCTGGAGCCTGCACCCCAAGCAGATCGAGATCGCCAACCGCGTCTTCTCCCCGAGCGTCGAAGACATCAAGCACGCCCGCCGCGTGGTCGCCGCCATGGGCGACGGCACCGGCGCGGTCATGCTCGACGGCAAGATGGAGGACGACGCCTCGCTGAAGCAGTGCCTGGTGCTCGTCGACCTCGCCGAGGAGCTCGCGGCCATCGACCCGAAGCTCAAGGAGCTCTACGACACCATCGAGGTGGACTGA